The DNA segment NNNNNNNNNNNNNNNNNNNNNNNNNNNNNNNNNNNNNNNNNNNNNNNNNNNNNNNNNNNNNNNNNNNNNNNNNNNNNNNNNNNNNNNNNNNNNNNNNNNNNNNNNNNNNNNNNNNNNNNNNNNNNNNNNNNNNNNNNNNNNNNNNNNNNNNNNNNNNNNNNNNNNNNNNNNNNNNNNNNNNNNNNNNNNNNNNNNNNNNNNNNNNNNNNNNNNNNNNNNNNNNNNNNNNNNNNNNNNNNNNNNNNNNNNNNNNNNNNNNNNNNNNNNNNNNNNNNNNNNNNNNNNNNNNNNNNNNNNNNNNNNNNNNNNNNNNNNNNNNNNNNNNNNNNNNNNNNNNNNNNNNNNNNNNNNNNNNNNNNNNNNNNNNNNNNNNNNNNNNNNNNNNNNNNNNNNNNNNNNNNNNNNNNNNNNNNNNNNNNNNNNNNNNNNNNNNNNNNNNNNNNNNNNNNNNNNNNNNNNNNNNNNNNNNNNNcaacggcgttggaaagtagacatccagagctttccagcattatataatagtccatactttattcggaaattgacgatgtaacttggcgttgaacgccaagtacatgctgctgtctggagttaaacgccagaaaaacgtcatgatccggagttgaacgcccaaaacacgtcataacctgaagtttgacgccaagaaatgtCTCTACAcgtggattaatcaagctcagcccaagcatacaccaagtgggccccggaagtggatttatgcatcaattacttacNNNNNNNNNNNNNNNNNNNNNNNNNNNNNNNNNNNNNNNNNNNNNNNNNNNNNNNNNNNNNNNNNNNNNNNNNNNNNNNNNNNNNNNNNNNNNNNNNNNNNNNNNNNNNNNNNNNNNNNNNNNNNNNNNNNNNNNNNNNNNNNNNNNNNNNNNNNNNNNNNNNNNNNNNNNNNNNNNNNNNNNNNNNNNNNNNNNNNNNNNNNNNNNNNNNNNNNNNNNNNNNNNNNNNNNNNNNNNNNNNNNNNNNNNNNNNNNNNNNNNNNNNNNNNNNNNNNNNNNNNNNNNNNNNNNNNNNNNNNNNNNNNNNNNNNNNNNNNNNNNNNNNNNNNNNNNNNNNNNNNNNNNNNNNNNNNNNNNNNNNNNNNNNNNNNNNNNNNNNNNNNNNNNNNNNNNNNNNNNNNNNNNNNNNNNNNNNNNNNNNNNNNNNNNNNNNNNNNNNNNNNNNNNNNNNNNNNNNNNNNNNNNNNNNNNNNNNNNNNNNNNNNNNNNNNNNNNNNNNNNNNNNNNNNNNNNNNNNNNNNNNNNNNNNNNNNNNNNNNNNNNNNNNNNNNNNNNNNNNNNNNNNNNNNNNNNNNNNNNNNNNNNNNNNNNNNNNNNNNNNNNNNNNNNNNNNNNNNNNNNNNNNNNNNNNNNNNNNNNNNNNNNNNNNNattttcccgagaggatgaaagtagccacagctgatggtgaacccctatacaaagcttgccatggaaaggagtaagaaggattgaataaaagcagtaggagagcaggcgtccttgagctctacagcatctccatccccttatctgaaattcccaccaatgaatctgcataagtgttctatcccttttattgtttatttccttaacttgcatttttcgaaaacccataaacaattttaatctgcctgactgagatttacaaggtgaccatagcttgcttcataccaacaatctctgtggattcgacccttactcacgtaaggtttattacttggacgacccagtacacttgctggttagttgaacggagttgtgaattcaaccagtgccataataatgatttcatacaaagacaaacaacttgaagagaatatggatcacaatttcgtccaccacctgTCCTATTCAAAATCTCCTAAACTGGAATCCAAGCTTGCCTAATTCTCTTTATAAGTCTAATCCCCTCTAAGGTCACAAAAGTGAAGGAAAGACACTCTACATGTTCAAGCGTGGCTAAATCGGATGTCTCTAAAATAGCAACTACGTAATCTTTCTCTTTGATGGGTAGTAGAGTATATATATGCAGATGGGCACCAAGTCCACTCCAACTCAAATGGCTATTTAAGTGAGGTCCTCATAAGTAAAATCTACTGGTATGTCATAGAAGAGCACTCCCGTTTCTGTCTGTAGGGTGGAAGGAAGAGGGGTAACAATTGGGGAGCCCTTAGTAGGATCGGAGTTAGAAGTTAAGTTCATTTTACTATTATTAGCCAACCGCAACCAACAACAGGACACAtacaaacataaataataaaagaacacATAAGTCAATCAATCATACAGCACAGGCACAATCGCAGAGTTACACAGCACAGAGATATGCGCAAACAagcatgatgcatgtctagtcctatgcaggccatgagctcatgtatcagttgcctacccgctcccgacattaTCCGGGCGTAAGTCTCAGATATGACTTACCAGATGCATACAGTGTACATATAAGTCTTACGGCCAGGCTGCATACAATGTGACTTTTAAATGTATTGTAATATGCTTACATCTGAAAAACAGTTTTCAATGTATGGGTCTCCCCACTATATatttggcactaaggcccaaacaaGGTTGCATATGCTCTCATGTGGCAAACAGTCTTTTAAAGTCATTTTATCTTTGTCATCTGCTCTTCTGTGGCAGAAATCCCTTTAATTAAtacattctcttctttttctgtgtTTTGCTCTCTTGTGGCAGAGATTCATTAGAATCTTTTAGTCTTTACTCTCTACTCTCTTGTGgcagatatttttttaattaatatattcttttcttttctgttctctactctcctgtggcagaacttctttagatttttttagTCTTTGCTCTCTACTCTACTGTAgagatttttttaatctttttcttttcatttcttttttttcttcttgtctTTCTTATCATTCCACAATATAAATTAACTTCGCATTATTCTCTCACATTTCCCTAAGTATCTTGTGGAAAGAGaataaaagatttttaatttatatttgtctttctaaaatttttaggaCAGTTTTCTGCTTATCCTTTTactatatcataaataaaataatatctttaaaataaaatactactatattatattaatacaaGTAAGCTAGTATTTATAATAAAAGAGTGttagcattattttttttatatcaaaaccTATTTATTAACGTCCTATTCTTGAAgcttttagaaattatattctaacttaaaactttttaaatattttacttataacccaatattttataaaattactatttttaaCTTCATATTTAGAcaaattactaatttaatttcctatttTTTAGAAATAACACTGAACTCTTATAAAATATCCGGTTTACTCcgaaacttttattttttgttcaaaataccttgaaatttatatttttacaaaatcaatctcaacttttatcaaaatacaattttatttctcaaaataataatattatgatGGTAACAATCATAGCCCTTTAAACCTAAAAATCCTTTATTAAAATctgtttgaaaatatatataatttttaatatgtttttaaacTTTACGGTTACCGATTTTTCGCCATTTCTCAGTTAATCTCTCGACTATTGAATCTCATCAATTTCCAGTGTTTCTCAACAATATCCCAGCTCCCAATTTCATCAAATAATTCGGTTCCTGCTGGCCTCATCATGATCGAACCATGAATTCCACAAATTCATCAATATatcacaaaaattaaatataaattcaatcaataatcaatcaCAACATCAATTCACTTAACCAAAACAAATTTAATCGGTGAAAATTTTTCATAATCCTACCTctatataaaatcaaaataacagaAACTTTAGAGAAGCTTTCTTACTAAATGactgaagaagaaaatatcaaaaatcgACTATGTTTTCTAATACACCAACAGGTTGAACCATGCAAATTTGGAAAAACTCCACCATCAATTTCTTCCGAACAAAACTGACGTCAATGTGTAAAGGAAAAATATACGAATTCTTTaatcggattagattttttattggagttacggtTCACAAGAAATCGAGATTAAAAGGATATAGTGTTCATGGTTTCTCATTCTCTCTCAcggtcactttctttcttttcctggTTTGGTTAGAATGTAATGAAGATAagaaagaatgatgatgataatgtgtTAATGAAAGAGGAGCACCTGTCAAAAGGGGCCATGTGTCACTAAGTTAAGCTGTTGAGTTAGAAATTTAagttataaatatcttaaacggataatcatgaaaattggatatattaaaacacaggtaataatatatatgagttactaatataaatgacattagtaaCATAAGGATAGAAGATATATGATGAAGTattagcaaagctaagttcACCAAAGAATACTATATTTACTCGTACCGACAGATTTTGAacttgataataatattattaaaaaaatttttattttaattaaNAAGTAcaacttatttatatttcaattttttaaaatgcagatcataaattaataatattattataaaatattaataactaataaatttaactaaatcaCATTATCTAAATCATAATACTAAACTTTACTAACATTACTAACATTTGCAATATACTAACACTATAATCAGTGAcgaattcaaaaaattttatcaatggaggcaaaatatatatagtataataataattttataattatactatagtattataaaatatgattactcctcaaattatttaactaacaaattaaaacaataaaattatttacaatagtaaataatttaaaattccaTTCTTCTGGGTttcatattttgaaaagattgaaTAATCTTTTCATTGTCAATACAATCAAATGTCTCTCTTTCTATATATGTCACTAaacaatcatttaaaaattcatcTCCTATACGGTTGAAGCCGACTCTTTATGATGTTCATAGTAGAAAAAGTTCTTTCAACTGATGCAGTTGCTACAGGCAAAACTAAAGCTAACTTTAAAAGAAGAAACACTAAtggataaataatatttttttgagtctCAACCAATTTCTGAGAAAGAGCATCAATCCCATTCAAGTTTGAGAATTGATCATTAGAACGCACATCTAATATGAAATTCTCAAGTTGACTATCAAGTGCCAAAAGTTAAGTAGAAAAAATTCTAATAGATAGAATTGAGCTAATTGGATCAACTTCTCCTTATCAAATGCAAGAAATGAGTGTCTTGGATTCAGACAAGCTATACGAAGAAGCAATTCAGTATTCACCTCTGTAAAATGATTgttgagttcttgaagttgTCTATCAACTACTTGATAGAATATCTCAACCTGAAAATGATGCAAATTTGAGATCTTTTGAGCTTTGCGTCTTGATCTTCCTTGTGACACAAATGTATCATCCATTTTTGGAATGGTAATATTATGTTTGTCACAAAACAATGAGACTTCATCAAGTAAAAGAGACCAACCATCATCTCTTATAGTTTACAAGCGTTGCTTAGACACTTTAACCAATGCCATAGCATTTACAATGTCTTGATCATTTCTTTGTAACGCTTGAGATAATACATTAGTAACTCCCAAGATATTTTTCATCAAGTGCAAGTTGAAAATGAATTCAAAGGATTGAATGACATTCAATAAATGACATACTTCAGCTCTTTGTTCTGAATTATTTCCATCTTCCTCAATATATTCAAGAACATTGACCACGGaaggaaacaaagaaattaatcaaAGTATAGTTCCATAGTGTGAACCCCATCTAGTATCTCCAGCTCTTTTCAAAGCTATTTCTTGATTCAAACCACGTCCACTGGAAATTTCTCCACTTTGTAATGCTTCAATTGTCTTAGTCATTTGACTATCACCAAGCATATCTCTTCGTTTACACAAAGCTCCAACAACATTGCACAAATTggttaacaaattaaaaagcaaAGCAATTCCAGCTTGTTTTTTTGCAACCGTTACAAGAGCTAACTGAAATTGGTAGAAAGCAATGTACATAGAAAGCATAAGAATTTTCTTTCAATATCAAAGTTTTCAAACTATTAAATTCTCCTTGCATATTACTTGTACCATCATATCCTTGGCCACGTACTCTTGATaaacttaaattatatatttctaataATGACTCCAATGCTAATTTTAGAGATAAAGCATTAGTATTAGAAACATGAACAAGACCAAGAAAATGCTTCCTAACTTGCCCTTCTTTATTCACATACCTTAAACAAACTGATATTTGCTCCTTAATAGAAATATCGCGAGTTTCATCAACCAAAACAGCAAACAATTCATCCCCAAGATCATTTACAATAGCTTTTGTCGTTTCACTTGCAGTCGCTCTtacaatatcttttttaattgagGGAGCTCTTAGTTTAAGATTCCCACAAGCATTTTTAAAAGCACGATCAATCTCTTCATTATGTTGTGCAAGAAAGTTTAGAAGTTCCAAGAAATTTCCTTGATTAACAGAATCATCTGTCTCATCATTACCACGAAAGGGCAATCCTTGTcgtaaaagaaatctaaaacaATCAATTGTGGCTGTCAAGTGAATTTGATAATTCTTTTTAGCCTGCTCAGATTATTTTTCAATAGCAGTACTAATGTGTTGTATTGGCTTCATTAGTGCTTCACATTTTCTCCAAGCTT comes from the Arachis duranensis cultivar V14167 chromosome 7, aradu.V14167.gnm2.J7QH, whole genome shotgun sequence genome and includes:
- the LOC127740540 gene encoding uncharacterized protein LOC127740540, whose product is MWQCHYLHVTLRFCSPRLLVLPRFSHMALSSVDFSLHRLHASSSGSHFSGSTFFCVTAYDLCGSAAAFLLRQGLPFRGNDETDDSVNQGNFLELLNFLAQHNEEIDRAFKNACGNLKLRAPSIKKDIVRATASETTKAIVNDLGDELFAVLVDETRDISIKEQISVCLRYVNKEGQVRKHFLGLVHVSNTNALSLKLALESLLEIYNLSLSRLALVTVAKKQAGIALLFNLLTNLCNVVGALCKRRDMLGDSQMTKTIEALQSGEISSGRGLNQEIALKRAGDTRWDVRSNDQFSNLNGIDALSQKLVETQKNIIYPLVFLLLKLALVLPVATASVERTFSTMNIIKSRLQPILMAARKQGHSVKSDNSRNISMRDVDAFIAAVNAMADAHNRDSNRNEDAGNNETPMTLAVFLNVNPP